The Archocentrus centrarchus isolate MPI-CPG fArcCen1 chromosome 24, fArcCen1, whole genome shotgun sequence DNA segment AAATATTGATGGGTCGACAGTGGTGATCCTAAACGCCTGGCAGGTCTTTGCCCTTCTGATCGATGCATCGCACAGCGAGGGGCTGTCAGCACCCCCGCCACAGGCCGAACAACGGACATCAGCACTGGTGAGTCCCACTTCTCCCacacagcaactttttccaCCAACACCTTCATCCTTTTTCACCTGCTGTCAGTTTGCAGTATGAATGTCTGCAGCATCTCGGACAGAAACCGGCTGCTACTGAATGTTGGAACATGATGGAAAATAGCATCAACTAGAAGAAATATTATAGTCATTGTACAGCCCCTGTTTGCCTTCAGGGGCCTACCTACAGTGTAGACTGTATAATCCACCAATATCCACTCACAGTCACGGACTCTATTAAAGTATAAATGGAATGAAAGTGTGGCGTGTGGCGCTTTCTCTGAAGGTTAGAAACTAGGCCACGAAAGCAAGTATGTCTCCAGTTACAGTGTTATCTCTTCCTTGGTAGGCCTCTGatcatctttctttctcttagTGTTGATTTTTGGCATGCATGCCTCAGATCTAAACCCTACAAAGCTACAACTGTGCACGCTATAGAAACCAATAGCATCAGTTATAagaacagggggaaaaaaaggactcTGTCTGCAAATTATTATGTAAATCATACTAGAAAATGCCTTAAATTGATATTTTTACAGTAGAACCTTTCACTTTATCATCATTCTTGTTTGTATATTTGGAccaaatctaaataaataaataaataaaaactcccAGAAAGGCAGACCTCATGCAACTACGTATGATCACATCCTACCAGGGCTAACAGACTGACGAAACAGAACAGCTCTGTGGGATATTAATACATACATGTAATTATTCTAGATTCACCAAGCCCCACTCCtcttggaggaggaggaggaggaggaggaggtgagaggGCAGAGGGAGGCCAAGAGGAGAAGCCAGTTGTCCGGGAACTGTGGTTCATTGTGGTGATGGCAGGCATcgccctgctgctgctggccttCGTGTTAACTTTTGTGCTTCATAAGGTAAGAGGCAGCACTTGTGTTACTGCATGGTAGCAGACCTGTGACGATGAGTTCACTAACTGCTCTTtagcaataaaacaaaagtgtaTATTGGAACAGCAGCAAACGGGTTACACTTGGTTAAATTGGCATACACGGTAGTTGAGTGGGATGATCATTTCAACCACAAGATAGCAGCAAAAACAAGActaactgtgaaaaaaattccCCTTCCCTCTCTTCATCCTCGCCCAGGCCCTGAACAAACCTCCATTCAGCAGAGAGAGACCTCCACTGGTGGCCCTACCCATGCAGAAGAGGAGCCCAATGGCTGTCtacccacccagcaactccgtTTTGGTGAAGGGAGATTTACTCTGCTTTCTTATTTCACTATTCAGtattttacttacattttacTTGCACAGCAATAAAAAGCATAGAGGTATCAATAACACTGACACTGGCAAAGTTGTACTTAAGTGTCCCAGTAACCCATGACTACTGATTGCAGCTACTTAACTACTTTCTGCTGATCTCGCATTCGCAAGGGGTCTCCACAGCATGACACTCATCACATAGCCTATTTACATATTATCCAATATGGTCatatatactatactataccACTGTTATGTCCCGTGGGTCTAACAATACAGCACACAGCCATAACACCATACAATATCTATACAATGAGATACGGTCCTAaacaatataatacaatataatacaGTACTACTGTCctactatacacacacacacacacacacacacacacaactactactactacaactaCTATCTACTATACTCACACTACTATATACGTCCTTTTGCTTCCCCCTAATTAGTAAGTATGTGTCTGTATGCATGTTGAACTGTTATgtatgaatgttaaacatgatGCATCTTTTTAAGTACTGGGTACAAAAATGGTTTTACAATATAATTTATCATGAAAGCCTGCTTAATACAATGAAAACTGGCACAGCACccttttacagcatttttagCCTCCCTACTGAGTAAATTCTCATTCTCACCTCATTTACATACATGGTAcaagttcattttaaatatagagaaaactgaatttGTGGCAGCATAAACCTTGGTTAACTGTAAGAATGCCATTTTATCTGAGTTATTACCAACCTACACCGGTCAAGTTTAGTTGATGGGTAACTGAAGATTTTTCTTAGCATTTCTTTTTAGAAGTTTGGCTGCATAAATCTTTTATTACTAGTTTATTAAATGTGGTTATTGTGTTATAAGTTACAATGTATCTAACAGATGACTTAGAAAGCAAGGAAGGATTACTAGTGTTTATTTGTAGcccataaaatacatttattacattACTCCCTAAAGTCtcacccactttttttttttttagtttgacaCCGTGCCTGACACAACAGGCTTCTCCAACAGTGTAACACTCAAGGGCTTCACCATGAAGATGGAGGTAAAAGCAAACGTCTAATCTACATATACACATTCTTTTTATTGTACATGTGAGTAATATTtagctgtttttgtgtctttccaGGAAGTGCTGGAAGCCAAATGCGAGCCCATTGATGAGGACCCTCCACAGGGGGAACTGGGCATCCTCAGCGTGAACTCCCTGAGGCGCAGCGCCAGCCAGGTGATGGATGGGAAGTCGCTCACTGGAGACGACGAAGCGTGGGACCCAAACATTTCAGGCCATGACAGTGGGATGGTGAGAGATCCCAAAAACGTATGCTGAACCTGTTTAAACTGAAAAGCACTTAAAGCCTTTCAATAGAGTCACATTACAGAGATTTACAACAGGATATGCGGCTAATTTGGCCTTAACCTATGAGCTTGTTTCtcactttggtttttttttttacatttgtccaCTGAACTGGAGGCATTTAAAAACTCACAGTAGAGACAGGCTtacttaataaagaaaaaaacacgtCGAAATTTGAGATCTTTCATTTAATCACCTCTATTCTCCCTTACAGTTTATGGATGATGAAGAATTTGTTGAGACCATCAAAGGCTTCAGCACTGTGAGGAAGGAGCACACCATGTTCACTGACACTAACCTGTGAGCCAACGACAGGGACAGCAGCCCTGCGGGTTTTAACATCCTGAACAACCACCTTTTTTTAAGAACAAGAACACTGGAAAAACTCTGTGATGGGAGGGGAAGGGAAGCGTAATGTTTCTGACATTTAAACATAAGTGGACATTATTAGAGTGGAAGGAGGAAGCAGCTGCTCgtgtggaggaaaaatgaaatgtttcaaaGGACAATTTTCCCTCTAGAGATCACTTGTTTTCTGCAAGATGTAACCTTTTCGTTTTCTGAGGCACAAACGTTTCCCAACCACTGTAAAACTACTGAATTCATGTTCGTGTGTATTGGATGCTCTGTCCGCAAATCTGTTATGAGCttgcacagctgactgggaacaacCAACATCTTTTGCCAAAATCCATGCCGGATTTCCTTCTTGAATGAATTGTTTAattcttttcattgtttcatctgacGGCTCTCTTGTTGGGCACACCCTTCCTTTCGGTCAGCCGGGTGCAGCAGCTTGTTAAGGTTTGCAGAAAGTTGCAAATTTAGGTTTGTACAAGTATTtgttttggaaatgcaaattacaaagttATTCCACATGTTTTTCCTGTTCTTGATATgtaaaaaagaattaaatatGTCTGAGGTACGTTTTATGAAGCCACAATGTTTCGCTATTAAACAGTGGCATATGTGATTTGTTTGTTGCAAAGTATTAATAACATAATAATTATGTGACCTTGACTTTTGACCTTGACCTTCAGGAGTTGATAATGTCTTGATATGGACAGTAATCATGTTTCATCTAAATCCTTCAAATCATTTCTGAGATCTGAAGTGGgcataaaaaaaacttaaaaaacaaagatttaaccaTATGACTTTGACCCCAGTGACCCCATACACAATCTCAACCTCGCTTTGGTTGTAAGCCATCAACCCATGAAGTTTGCTAAATGCAGGCAGAATGGTTCTTAAGTTATTGTGTGGACGCTTCAATGGACGCCGCCCGGACATACATTTGGTCCAAATATTCTCTGAAACTTAAACTAATCTGAGCTTGGTGGTCAGAGGTCACTTATAAGCCCAGAATTTATACACTAGTCCTGATGAAATTTCACATACATGTTTAACGACATAAAATGGCGAAACGATGACACTTTATACCTCACAGGCCAAGCCTGGAAACACATAGAAGTAACCTGCAGCCTCACTGCTTGGTGGCACAGGGAAAACAAACGTGAAGAGGTAattctagtttttattttaaatgagtttCAATGCAATGTGGGCACAAAACACTTGTACCATTACAGTCAATAATATGgttacaaaacaaacatttacataataaattaatatattGCAGTACCACGTGAGACAGTAAACATAAAACCCCAAACCGGGGAGTTATATTGCATTAAAAGTAAAAGAGGAGTTTGTTAAATGTACAAAGATTTTCAGGAATTTACAAAGGCAGCCTCTTATTTCATTGCTTCTTGtacatgtataaatataaatctcTAAATTGTAGTTAAACTGATATGTCTGCTAAGAAAGCCAGATGAGGGGCTCTGGCCTGAGACGAGATCCTTTAGTGACCCCTGTGCTGACTGCCATTTCATTataaatcagtgttttatttacaCAAATACCATTACAAACTAGTTTAATTTAATCAGATTATGATAAAATCGATGGATGTTTTAAGTATTTTACTCCCTCTGATATTTCTGATTTCTAATAGTTAAACTCTTCACAGGTTTTGTCTGCATTTTCTTGCTTGTCCCTTTAGTCTAATATCCATACGCTCCTAAAAAATTCTTAATCATAAGAAATGTGTTTGCAACAGTAAAGTGCATGCAGCACATGCTAGGTTGCAAATGGTTTTGTAGCTGGCTAAATTAGAAACAAGTTACATGTAAATAGTATAATACAGCACTAAAAGCGCTACTACAAGCGTTTGActtcctttaaaaaataaatggaccCCTTATGTTTAAGCAACCGTTTGTGCAATCTTCCCCAacattcatcatcttcatcactcCCCGTTTCGAGAGCGAGGCTTTCGATTCTTACCCAGTAATAGTAAAGTCCTTTCTCAAGAGCATCTCCTCACCAGACGTTAACCACAGCTATGCTATCGTCAGAAGACCCCCTACAAAAAGCAGATGCTACTGCAGCCTCTACGGATGTCTTTACTGCGCTACACCTACTGCTATGACTACAGAGCGTACTATATGATTCTGAGCATATTTAGTCAAGTGGCTACTATAAACATGAGAACATGTCTGAAAGACAGAAGTCCAGCCAAGCTGAAAGTCTAGCTGCTAAAAACCACTCAGGAATGTCAGTAACTTTCGGAAGAAGATTTTAAACTACTAACACCGATGATCGTACCTGAGAGCTAGGCTACACCTGATCTGACAGTGCGTGGGTGCACCCGTAGCAGCTGGTGTTTCGAACGTTAGCGTGCCAACTTGCTGGAGAAATGGTTGGTTTTAGAGGGGCACTCCTGCGATTACGTAGTGCACTTCTGTAAAGACTTGCAAGAGATGCCCCGACTTTTAGTCCTAGTATAGCTTCGACCCCCCGCCGCCGCCCCCGCCCCCACCTGCAGATTTTCCCAAGCCCGGGACGAGATACCCTTGATGACATTGTGTTAAAGCTTCTCCAGAGCTGCTGATAACACATCACGCAACAGTTTTGCTGGTTGATTCATGatgcacaaactgatggcaaTGTAAACTCAGTGGAGTGCCCGTTAAAGGTGGTTTCAATTTTCACACTCACAGTGACTAACGTGGGAAATCAATACATAACTGCATGATAACACCTCCTGTTAACAGCTTTGTTCACCTCAGCTGTTTTCTAAGCTTCGCCTTGCACTAATCTACTGAGGCCTACTCTGCGGTGCATCACCACATGATCGGCTCACTGACAGAGTAAAAGTGCTAGCACTAAAATTTAACTGCTAAAGATGTAAGATACAGATAAAAACCTACAACTACTTATAGACGCGTAACGACACAATTACCAAATCTGACTTAATGTGAACTACAACATCTAGCTAACACACAATCAGACAGACTGGTTTGCACTAATGCTTAACGTTAACACACGATGTATCTGCTGACTCATGAAATGGGGGAAGTGATGCCATTGTTGGGGATGGGGGGGGTGGGTCACCACTCGAGGGCTCAGAGGTCAATAGACAGCATTTACAAAATTATTACAAAGTCCTTAATCTCACTAAAAAACATCCCCTTATCCAAAAATATGCTTTACATGTTTGATCATCCAGCTACGACTTTCCACTTTTtcgtcctttaaaaaaaaaaaaaagttccccaAGCTGTGCAATTTCTCTAATCATATACAAAATATTTCCTCTTAACATTCAGTTAACAGCTAATATCGAGCATGAACCCCAAACCAACATGCAACAACATAAGCACTTACaggtttgcatttttaaattaaagggtTTGCTCCTTGATCCTCAGCAAGCAGTTTTCAACCTTAAGACGTCATGTGCAACCATCAACAGATGCCATTAATGCAATGGATTCCttacaggaacaaaacaaaaacaaacaaacaaacaaacaaacaggaccTTATCACATGACTTGCCTGGCACTTTGAGATTCACAGATTCTGCCCAgatttgtttttcctgtcaGGCATGAACTACACAGAAACAcgaatttacaaaaaaaaccagaTTGGACTGCATTTCCCCCTCACACAGGCCTGATGACGGTGCCCACAGGCTACACCTTGTCAGAAATCCCCCTGGCAAATCAGGAAGTGGGGTGTTCAGACTAATACTGATTACTGGCATCTATAGACAAGTTATCATGCAGTCAGAATATGCAGGGATGTAGTACTCAAGCATTAAAAAGTTAAAAGGTTACAATGAAATATACAAGTCAAGGAGAGTTAAAATCTAAGGGACaccagagtttaaaaaaaaaagaaaaaagtaccaCAAGGAAAGAAAGTCTATGATAGGAAACTGGGGCCACTGTGTGGGTACCAGAACCCTCTTCTGATGGCCCAGTGGAAGGTTCTGGAAACGGGCGTCTCGCCTTTGACTTTACGTGGGGCAGAGAACTGTGGAGACAAGAGCAGAAAAGCTGGTGATAGATGTCGCTTTGAGATTTACACATTACACATAACATTATTATAAGAGCAACTACAACACGGATGCGGTGAGAGAAGAGGAAACACTGATTACAGGTGAGAAGCACATATGTGAGCATGGAGCTACCACTATAAGCTCTCAGTAAAGACAAATTATGGGTACGCTTGTGTGTTTCAGGGGAAGTGTAGTGCAGCCCCACAAGCACTACACAGCAGGATAGGCACTGTAGCCAAGAGGGAGTGAGGGGAAGGCTGCTGCTCTTCTGGGTAAAAGTAAGGTTACTGCGCACACAGAGAGGGGAAGAAAGAGCGTTTGGCAAGGCTAAGAAGAAAAACGCTGAAGGTGAATAATCTGTGGTAACCTCACAAACCTCAGTTTCCACTGCTCTCATACCAGAGCTACCCCAAAGGACAATGCAGCACAGGTGAAAGACAAAGGAGGTACAGGTCAACAGTCAAGGGTGGCAAGACAAGCATTTCTCTCCTCCTTTAGTTAACCTTTGCACAACTGTTTACTTTTTTGCAGGCTCAGCTTCCCTAAAAACAAAGAAGGGAACTGTGTGCTTCCCCCTTTCAAGCGACAGAGTGAGGATGTCTGAATGTCAAGCAGAACCTGCACAATAAAGTCACTTGACTGtgagaaatatataaaaatatcactttttttttttttttttgctcagctTTTCAGTCACTAAGAATCAGAAATAAAGTCTTAGAGCTTACCTTTGAGAATGTAATCTGTTAGAAGCGCAGGTACCTTCTCACTGTCATCCCTCATGGCATGGAGGACTACAATATAGGCAGCAGGttgttacatttttgaaaacaacacaaaactgaCGGGTCGGCCACAATCAAGCGGTAAAAGAAAACTTTACACCCCGTTTCACAAGATGATAAAGTTGTGGAAACAATCATTAAAAACTAGCATATGACAGACTTAATATTCTGCCAGTAATGCACAGCTTTTGGCTCTTTGACTGCGGCTGACCCCGTAACAAACCTAGGCCGATAATTGTTTCGTCACCGAGGCTCAGTTCAAGCACGAGTCTCTGTGTGGACACTCACTCTTTGTGAGGATCTGGAGATCTTCTACAGACGGGGGGCCCGTTTTCTTCTCATAAGGGATCACCGTGGTCAGGTactggaaagaaaataaatcatgTCAGATACAAAAACAACTACAGGAACACTGTTAtccttttaatgtttaaatgggggccaaaaaataaataagaaaaattaaTTATGACATCTGTGAGTGCCATGCAGATAACATAAACTAAGGTAAATGTTTGTCTGCTGGTTCCAGTCTTGCAGCAGCCTGTCAGGGAAAATGTTTACTGCtgtggagttaaaaaaaaaaaaaaaaaaaaaaaagaagaggtacaggaaacaacaaaagctgcGAGATAAAAATGAACGATGACTGAGACATgcactgctgaaaaaaattcaaaagagAAAAGTAAGAATGATGTaagtgaaggaaaaaagaataaaaaaaaaaacaacagcaagaaGCCAAATTAAAATGAACAGCAATGTTGGTAGCtgcagaaaaggaaacaaatatgCTCGTGGAATAAAAGGGGGGCAGTGAATTTTATCTGCAGTGGAAAGAAAGAGCGGGGGCACCTGTTTGTCCCCTCCTGTGTTGCCAAAAGTTTGACGGAGGCCATTTTGAATGACATTGGAGAGTCCCTCCAGAGTGAGGAGCTACAAGAAGCGAGAGGAAGACAGAAGCAGCGATAAGAAGCGATAAGAAGGATTTTGCATCAacgcagagagaagaagagagcttGACAGAACCCTCGGTGCTGTTATGATAGATTCTCAGACATGCAAACTTGTCTGTCAGGTCATGCACCCCTCCTCATAATCTGAACACGCATATAACTCCTACCAAAATCATGCATACAAGGTatgtggtttgttttttccacgCCATGTGATCACACGACTCACCGTGCCAGGTATGTGCGTGCTGACCGTCCTCTGGCCGTTGGGCCCCGTCGTAGTTGTGCTTcggattttcttcttctttcgcaGCAGCTCGCGGTGCTCCTTCTGTCTGTTCTGCACGTCAATGAGCAGCGAGATGAAGCTGTTCTTCACCTGTGTgcatgcagagaaaaaaatcagatttattATGATCACATTACCCTTTACTTTTCTCGTAACAGAAATCCTGCATGctttaagaaaagaaatgtgacaGGATCATGACGGTGATAAGTCACGCTAAAAATAAAGCTGCCACATGTAACTGTTCTTTAATATTAGGCTTCTTTATCTCAAAAAGCACTACTGTGCTATTCTGACAGTTTGTCATTGTTGAGCTTAAATGTCATTGCCTTGCTGTGGTGGAAATCAAAGTACCTCCTTTTCGTAGTCCAGCTCATCTCGCAGAGCCAGAGCCTGGATCAGCTCCTCGCTGTAGCGACGAATGGCCGCCTCCACTTCCTccagagtctcagtcagctctgacACAGACATCTGACGCAGCCCTGAGGACCATGTGAAGATATGAGCGAGGAGGAGAGCAAAGATAATGTACAGAAGTTTGTGTGAAACTTGGTGGAGCTGACGGGTGTTCACAGTGAACATAAGTTAACAAAATCTTTAAATTTTAACTGTTAATGACTTCAGTGCTATTATAAGATGAACATCACATGACCcaacagctgtgtaaaaattaGATTACAAGTATCTACTGTACAAGTGGACACCTTCtttaaaatgagacaaaagGTCATTGTCCCATTAAAGGTGTAATATGCAGCAGTGTTCGAGCATGCTGCGAGAACAAACCAGCTCTCACTAAAGAGAACTGAGAAGTTAGATGTTATTTTGGCATTGTTTTGACAAAGGTTAAGTTATAAATCccaaaataaacacagacacacctcCACACAAATATGAGACCAGGTgccacaatgtgtgtgtgtgaatgcaacCGAAGCACATGCTCCAACCTGCCCACTGTGGCCTCGCTGCACTTGGTCAAACAGAAACACGGGGTGCTTTTCATTATGCTAACTTACGCGTCTtcacacttttttatttttaaagatgcaGCCTCAAGAAGACGAGACGCGAGGGTGCTTCTGGAGGTGCTGATGGCAAGATACTGTACATAAATGCGACACTTCTAGATGTGATCACATGTGGCGCAGTTTGACACCACTCACGACTGATGCCGTGGAGCCAATTATTTCTCATTTAGAAGATTTGCCTCCTCCGTTTTTGTGTCTCTTCCTTGAATGTCTCGCTCATCCTCGCCGGGAAAAGCCGAGACCCGAGGAGGAGATCCAAATAGGGAAGTCAGCTTAAGGAAAAGAACCGTCAGATGCAGCTTTTTATACTTCCACgacacagagagcagagagTGACACAGCGACGGTGATGTAACCGGGTTGCAACATTCTTATAGACTCCTGCCCACATGCTGATTTTAGCTGAGGGCTACACACCCCAAAGCTTTGAGCCCGAAAGATCCTGAAAGCCATGAAATATCACACCTCCACATAGTTCTAGTGGGTCATAAGTGGTTACAGATTATAATTTGCTGTTTTTGAGTTAATATACTGTTTGTTTGGGAAAACACGGTCATTTCACATTTATGTTTATGCTTTTAATCACACAT contains these protein-coding regions:
- the LOC115774724 gene encoding usherin, which produces MAGIALLLLAFVLTFVLHKALNKPPFSRERPPLVALPMQKRSPMAVYPPSNSVLFDTVPDTTGFSNSVTLKGFTMKMEEVLEAKCEPIDEDPPQGELGILSVNSLRRSASQVMDGKSLTGDDEAWDPNISGHDSGMFMDDEEFVETIKGFSTVRKEHTMFTDTNL